In Lineus longissimus chromosome 9, tnLinLong1.2, whole genome shotgun sequence, one genomic interval encodes:
- the LOC135493378 gene encoding uncharacterized protein LOC135493378 isoform X1 produces MDLFPDSKDDRGSFRLGLNRRMEIELNQELGDVMKKTMREVSAAKELKRFEPGSKEELLVHKMRPGFTPERRKLQRKTEPFFQENLETGKESPDARQIAGVPLYNALDKGPTAKPPPGGKKLKKFPFSKNKPITVEEMRRPRVTSIGVTPTRGSSSIEGLKVVMEGKPADENIDYTLSEMEKANTAPPLSPLQEVTIDTRPDGFATPARSMGKPAILGEAGTVGQVTYTERQKSRPISSRTSSQKRPKSSGPHRSGLREADLEKLDRDQEMDADQKSVSTTSTVKSVKELVEEAKALSRPESEKMFTTHAKVQQKPKRKKDASPGQRKDMRSEKSSPRKSKTPKGTEKDASSPAKTETALPPTRESGRSVDEIIASLKVQSREGSMSEADRRIQEIMDRVISRTSAVLGGDLFGDKPKAISQEPIPEESEPGDSVPDEPTVEEEDVEEEEKPASPESDITGPIIDAAEEALAALAKQQEEAARAEQEERDRLEQERLDQERAEKEKEEACSQAQEDLQLPLEVNYEDLVSITGQKTALKERSPEKLMVEKGPKPHVESESVSFLSSWAPKEYATVTPPEPIKPDVTKNMHHFCTVTSDFQLPKPFQGVVRKYQTAAKYEIAHEEGKLVSMPSTPYSMFRQDNTEVRERRLSAAAKRILDEATAVGFSDDTVEQWKERADAVFEESDIVVEGKKMALLSDESRLYWHPAPPMMDIPPAKVKEHLFPQYRGNVIAAHDFGETLDESEESDIEEEEASVQQEDPEEFLARERLLNRRHGSCEDLTFLKRALAHVVEESDDGLKTGSITTLMTASDFSLTEKSDKGTKRGDLSSIDEGSEASGPVVTLSFAEMRKKFAEAAVIADQPEEETPYLGMSDEEIFPTFDLRRTNSAPCLALDDDFLVIPKNFNTALEELERQQVKVKESRSNVGGTGSKPVVSEVKLEEEVDDEDLEGLEKLPSVASVAKASSQSTSPFHKIKLRADIPTPAELALEAGRAYVMLPKKKKKQKFVDMSRIDEIERFLNQDARKLTRSSSMIDMKKPVERSLRVPPQLRGINKWGSNPDLLDFEAFSKKRHLSEQQADDPVGCVRDIWNAWFDERYPEPKEESESSYNGDAGQTYQEGVESDSDEEEGGHKKYVIPDSNLELPETIEPVLEVDEGDDAVELIEEEIEILTNIITSTNKANAFDLCRRGALYRKIGKLCLALSDLNRAIEMEPMLLDAYWHRHLLYLLQDKRKSALEDLNFLLKHNKSHAGAYRSRAEIYKKSNDLTMAIINYSQAIKIYPDDHDAYLKRAQMYEQRGEMLLALEDYQMTTKLNPTMTDGLLKHGLYYFKNESWQPAINDFTELLKQNPGNAEAHTYRGRCYTKLSMWNAAVEDLSAAIHLDPDNSIAFYYRGCILRKAHPKQALQDFSVSLLIDDSEDNILAYLHRGILYNEMGRPEDAIPDFESVLKLNKDNACAHNNLGLIYYQMENYHTAIKRFSSAIKVDPTYIRAYVCRGEAYFKIHELKSALLDFTRAIHLKPDVVHYYMYRGFLLLKMGNLDLAGFCVRHAAELGSTQANALSQNATQQAMVQAFLKNYDKAIEAFTMATKQKPKAPLFILLGKMQMKAKAFKDAVESFEKALELLKPWGNSIRPQWPKEGAQVHHLIGMCYSELRNYLSAHDAFNSSLKINPKYADSYYQRGLVKMKLKQSKGIQDFNKALAIDPKIFQAYLSRAAYYGMRGNYSKAILNCNEAIKLQPNSVRAYLYRGSLKYHIKAYELAIKDLSAAANIDNTCALAYFNRAVCYHDMKEYTKALMDYGIVLLLGDYLKLKVLINRGLLYLESGDYNNALYDFLAASSVNPRDIKLHHTLGLCYHKLNMLEEAVRSFTKALELDHFFLDAYIGRGNVFMDFGTDMGRMFAGYDYQRCLVLQPTYLSARVNLAYNLQMHGKFMQAWHQFTIAIEQDPRFKPALEGRAIINLQMGNVTGAYQDICSALRIEPTAELYTNRGVINQFMGDHINAMQDYKRAVASDPKYGLAYYNVANLYFKLRQFQQAKAYYDKASLLNKMDESAYLNRAITRVLLHDTKGALDDFEKAAKLSPNSAHIYFNRGNLYSSLKEWQKAEKDYTKALSLQPDDPAVHKRRADIRGKLGRKDAAIRDYKKAIEIQSTIGIRKKAGLPLSGDKHTQPVAVR; encoded by the exons ATGGACCTATTTCCAGATTCGAAAGATGACCGTGGTTCTTTTCGTCTTGGCCTTAATCGGCGGATGGAGATAGAGTTGAATCAAGAACTTGGAGACGTCATGAAGAAGACCATGAGAGAAGTTTCTGCTGCAAAAGAATTGAAAAGATTTGAACCTGGCTCAAAAGAGGAGCTTTTAGTCCA taaAATGAGACCAGGCTTCACCCCTGAGAGAAGAAAACTCCAGAGAAAAACAGAGCCATTCTTTCAGGAAAACTTGGAAACTGGAAAAGAG tcgCCTGATGCCAGACAGATTGCTGGCGTCCCACTGTATAACGCCTTGGACAAAGGACCTACAGCCAAACCACCCCCAGGTGGAAAAAAACTGAAGAAGTTTCCGTTTTCTAAAAACAAGCCTATTACAGTAGAAG AGATGAGACGACCTAGAGTGACATCCATCGGAGTCACCCCAACCAGGGGGAGTTCAAGCATCGAGGGGTTGAAAGTTGTGATGGAGGGAAAGCCTGCTGATGAAAATATTGACTACACGCTCTCTGAGATGGAAAAG GCAAACACTGCCCCGCCTCTCTCCCCACTACAAGAGGTCACCATAGACACGAGACCTGATGGGTTTGCGACCCCTGCCAGATCGATGGGGAAACCTGCTATATTAGGAGAAGCTGGGACTgttgggcaagtcacttacaCAGAAAGACAGAAGTCCAGGCCAATATCTAGTCGGACAAGCTCGCAAAAAAGACCAAAAAGTTCag GACCCCACAGGAGCGGATTAAGGGAAGCAGACCTGGAGAAGTTGGACAGAGATCAAGAAATGGATGCGGATCAAAAAAGTGTCTCCACTACCAGTACT GTTAAGTCGGTGAAGGAGTTAGTGGAGGAAGCTAAGGCGTTGTCAAGACCAGAATCTGAGAAGATGTTCACTACACATGCCAAGGTCCAACAGAAACCTAAGAGAAAGAAAGATGCTTCTCCGGGCCAGAGGAAGGATATGAGGAGTGAGAAGTCAAGTCCAAGGAAATCAAAGACGCCAAAGGGGACCGAGAAAGATGCAAGTTCCCCTGCGAAGACTGAGACAGCGCTGCCACCAACAAGGGAGTCTGGTAGATCTGTGGATGAGATCATCGCGTCACTGAAGGTTCAGTCACGGGAAGGATC GATGTCAGAAGCTGATCGGCGTATCCAGGAAATCATGGACCGAGTCATTTCCCGAACCAGTGCTGTACTTGGAG GTGATTTATTTGGTGACAAACCCAAGGCCATTAGTCAGGAGCCCATTCCTGAGGAATCTGAGCCTGGCGACAGTG TGCCGGATGAGCCGAcggttgaagaagaagatgttGAGGAAGAAGAGAAGCCTGCTAGCCCTGAGAGTGACATCACTGGACCAATCATTGATGCTGCTGAGGAGGCCCTGGCTGCTTTAGCAAAACAG CAAGAGGAAGCGGCCAGAGCAGAACAAGAGGAGAGAGACAGATTGGAACAAGAGAGACTGGACCAGGAGAGAGCTgagaaagagaaagaagagGCGTGTTCCCAGGCACAGGAAGACCTGCAGCTCCCTCTAGAAGTCAACTATGAAGACTTGGTCAGCATTACTGGGCAGAAGACTGCACTGAAGGAGCGCAGCCCAGAGAAACTCATGGTAGAAAAAGGTCCGAAACCCCATGTCGAGAGTGAGTCAGTCTCCTTCCTGTCCAGCTGGGCACCGAAGGAATATGCTACAGTAACGCCCCCTGAACCAATAAAACCTGATGTGACGAAGAATATGCATCATTTCTGCACCGTTACGAGTGACTTCCAACTCCCTAAGCCTTTCCAGGGTGTCGTACGGAAATACCAGACAGCAGCCAAGTATGAGATTGCACATGAGGAGGGCAAGTTGGTGTCCATGCCGAGTACACCGTACTCCATGTTCAGACAGGATAACACAGAGGTGCGTGAGCGCCGCCTGTCTGCAGCTGCAAAGAGGATCTTGGATGAGGCAACAGCTGTTGGATTTTCTGACGATACAGTTGAACAGTGGAAGGAAAGAGCTGACGCTGTG TTTGAAGAGTCTGATATCGTCGTTGAAGGGAAAAAGATGGCGCTGCTCTCTGACGAATCGCGTCTCTACTGGCACCCAGCTCCCCCTATGATGGACATCCCTCCTGCCAAGGTCAAGGAGCATCTCTTTCCCCAATATCGTGGAAACGTCATCGCTGCGCATGATTTTGGTGAGACTTTGGATGAGTCTGAGGAGAGTGATATAGAGGAGGAGGAGGCCAGCGTACAGCAGGAAGACCCGGAGGAGTTCTTAGCCAGGGAGAG ACTTCTGAACAGACGACATGGATCATGTGAAGACCTGACATTCCTGAAGAGGGCGCTGGCACATGTGGTTGAAGAGAGTGACGATGGCCTCAAGACTGGCAGCATCACCACACTGATGACAGCATCTGACTTCAGTCTCACTGAAAAGTCAGACAAGGGAACAAAGAGGGGAGATCTTAGTTCCATTGATGAAG GGTCTGAGGCATCTGGAccggttgtgactctgtcttttGCCGAGATGAGGAAGAAGTTTGCCGAAGCGGCTGTGATTGCTGATCAGCCTGAAGAGGAGACACCCTACCTGGGAATGTCCGATGAGGAGATATTTCCAACGTTTGATCTTCGGAG GACCAACTCTGCCCCCTGCTTGGCCCTTGATGATGACTTCCTGGTGATCCCCAAAAACTTCAACACTGCTCTGGAGGAGCTGGAGAGAcagcaggtcaaggtcaaagagtcAAGGTCAAATGTTGGGGGGACTGGGAGTAAACCTGTGGtctcagaggtcaaattggagGAGGAGGTTGATGATGAAGATTTGGAGGGGCTGGAGAAG CTTCCATCTGTGGCAAGTGTAGCGAAAGCATCCAGTCAGAGTACATCGCCCTTCCATAAGATCAAACTGAGAG CTGATATTCCAACGCCAGCAGAACTTGCCCTCGAAGCTGGTAGAGCGTACGTTATGCtcccgaagaagaagaagaaacagaaGTTTGTTGACATGTCGAGGATTGACGAGATTGAGCGGTTCTTGAACCAAGACGCCAGGAAACTGACGAGGTCTAGTTCAATGATTGATATGAAGAAACCAGTGGAGAGATCGCTGAGAGTACCGCC TCAACTACGAGGAATCAACAAATGGGGAAGCAACCCAGATCTATTGGACTTTGAAGCATTTTCCAAAAAGAGGCATCTCAGTGAACA GCAAGCAGACGATCCTGTTGGGTGTGTGCGAGACATCTGGAATGCCTGGTTTGATGAGCGCTACCCCGAGCCCAAGGAGGAGAGTGAGAGCTCTTACAATGGTGACGCAGGGCAGACATATCAAGAAGGTGTCGAGTCTGACTCAGATGAGGAAGAGGGTGGACACAA GAAATATGTGATCCCTGATTCCAACCTGGAGCTACCTGAGACGATCGAGCCAGTCCTGGAGGTTGATGAAGGAGATGATGCGGTGGAACTCATCGAGGAGGAGATCGAGATACTCACTAATATCATCACCAGCACAAATAAGGCAAATGCTTTTGATTTGTGCAGGAGAGGAGCATTGTACAGAAAG ATTGGCAAGCTCTGCCTGGCACTGAGTGACTTGAACAGAGCTATCGAGATGGAGCCGATGTTATTGGATGCATACTGGCATCGCCACCTCTTGTACCTTCTACAAGACAAGAGGAAGTCGGCTCTCGAAGATCTCAATTTTCTTCTGAAGCATAATAAGAGCCATGCTGGAGCTTACAGATCAAG AGCTGAGATCTACAAGAAGTCCAACGACCTGACCATGGCCATCATCAACTACAGCCAGGCCATCAAGATCTATCCCGACGACCATGACGCCTATCTGAAGAGAGCGCAGATGTACGAACAGAGAGGAGAGATGTTACTTGCTCTAGAGGATTACCAGATGACTACCAAACTGAACCCTACCATGACTGATGGCCTCCTCAAACATGGCCTTTACTATTTCAAAAATGA GAGCTGGCAACCAGCTATCAATGATTTCACGGAACTTCTCAAGCAAAACCCTGGTAATGCTGAAGCACACACGTACCGAGGCCGCTGCTATACCAAGCTCAGTATGTGGAATGCAGCCGTCGAGGATCTGTCAGCAGCCATCCATCTTGACCCTGATAACAGTATTGCCTTCTATTATCGTGGATGTATACTACGTAAGGCTCATCCAAAACAGGCTCTCCAGGATTTCAGTGTCTCGCTCCTCATCGACGACTCAGAGGATAACATCCTGGCCTATTTGCACCGAGGGATCCTCTACAACGAAATGGGCCGGCCGGAAGACGCCATCCCAGACTTTGAATCTGTACTCAAGTTGAACAAAGACAATGCTTGTGCTCATAACAACTTGGGCCTGATTTATTATCAAATGGAGAACTACCATACTGCAATCAAACGTTTCAGCTCTGCGATCAAAGTTGACCCGACTTACATCCGAGCATACGTCTGCCGAGGTGAAGCGTATTTCAAAATCCACGAATTGAAGAGTGCATTGTTGGACTTCACCCGAGCAATCCATTTGAAACCTGATGTCGTACACTACTACATGTATCGAGGCTTCCTCTTGCTGAAGATGGGTAATTTAGATCTTGCCGGATTCTGTGTCCGCCACGCTGCAGAGCTAGGCAGCACCCAGGCGAATGCATTGTCTCAGAATGCTACACAGCAAGCTATGGTACAAGCGTTCTTGAAGAACTATGATAAAGCTATCGAGGCATTCACCATGGCAACGAAACAGAAACCAAAGGCGCCATTGTTCATCCTTCTCGGCAAGATGCAGATGAAGGCGAAAGCATTCAAAGATGCAGTGGAGAGTTTTGAGAAGGCACTTGAGCTGCTGAAGCCATGGGGAAACAGCATCCGTCCACAGTGGCCTAAAGAGGGAGCTCAGGTGCACCACTTGATTGGCATGTGTTACTCGGAGCTGAGGAACTATCTGTCAGCACATGATGCATTCAACAGCTCACTCAAGATCAATCCCAAATATGCTGAT TCATACTACCAACGTGGCTTGGTCAAGATGAAGCTGAAGCAATCGAAGGGTATCCAAGACTTCAACAAAGCACTAGCAATAGACCCTAAGATCTTCCAGGCCTATCTGAGTAGGGCGGCGTACTATGGGATGAGAGGAAACTACAGCAAGGCCATCCTGAACTGCAATGAGGCCATCAAGTTGCAACCGAACAGTGTGAGGGCTTATTTATATAG AGGGTCCCTGAAGTATCATATCAAGGCGTATGAGCTAGCTATCAAGGATCTGTCTGCCGCTGCTAACATCGACAACACCTGTGCCCTGGCCTACTTCAACCGGGCTGTGTGCTACCATGACATGAAGGAGTACACAAAG GCGTTGATGGACTATGGAATCGTGTTACTTCTTGGTGACTACCTCAAACTGAAGGTCCTCATCAATCGTGGTTTACTCTACCTGGAGAGTGGTGACTACAAcaatgccctctatgatttCCTCGCAGCATCAAGTGTTAACCCGCGAGACATCAAACTTCACCATACGCTAGGGCTCTGCTATCATAA ACTAAACATGTTGGAAGAAGCCGTCCGTTCGTTCACCAAGGCCCTGGAGTTGGATCACTTCTTCTTGGATGCGTACATCGGCCGTGGCAACGTCTTTATGGACTTTGGCACCGACATGGGGCGCATGTTTGCTGGCTATGACTATCAGCGTTGCCTCGTCTTGCAGCCAACATACCTGTCAGCGAGGGTCAACTTGGCGTACAACTTACAGATGCATGGGAAGTTCATGCAGGCATGGCACCAGTTTACAATTGCTATTGAGCAAGACCCAA GATTCAAACCAGCCTTGGAAGGCCGTGCTATCATCAACCTCCAGATGGGTAACGTGACTGGAGCATATCAAGATATCTGCTCAGCCCTCAGGATAGAGCCGACGGCCGAGTTGTACACCAACCGTGGAGTCATCAATCAGTTTATGGGTGATCACATCAACGCCATGCAGGACTATAAGCGAGCTGTCGCCTCAGATCCAAAGTATGGCCTTGCCTACTACAATGTAGCTAACTTGTACTTCAAGTTGAGACAGTTCCAGCAAGCGAAGGCCTATTATGACAAGGCATCATTGCTTAACAAGATGGATGAATCCGCTTACCTCAATCGGGCCATTACCAGG GTACTGTTGCATGACACCAAAGgtgcccttgatgattttgaGAAGGCAGCCAAGTTGAGTCCCAACTCGGCCCATATCTACTTCAACAGAGGCAACCTGTATTCATCTCTCAAGGAATGGCAGAAAGCAGAAAAGGACTATACTAAAG CCCTGTCTCTCCAACCTGATGACCCAGCTGTCCACAAGAGGAGAGCCGACATACGTGGGAAGCTAGGCAGGAAGGATGCGGCAATCCGAGATTACAAAAAAGCTATTGAAATACAGAGTACAATAGGAATTCGGAAAAAAGCTGGACTACCACTCTCTGGGGACAAACACACGCAACCTGTGGCTGTGAGATAG